One part of the Xanthocytophaga agilis genome encodes these proteins:
- a CDS encoding DNA topoisomerase IB produces the protein MVKHSKKAEQLLLDPTVSAKRAGLIYTTDQTPGITRRLKGESFEYIYPNGKLCKDKATLKRIHSLVIPPAWEKVWICPDADGHLQATGFDQKGRKQYRYHPDWNAVRSETKFHRLHLFAEHLPAIRKKVNEDLASPGITYRKVLALIVRLLEYTNIRIGNDEYRKLYGSFGLTTLRDRHVKIEGTKTTFSFKGKKGVEHQIALQSRRLTQLIKQCRDIPGYELFQYYDEKGQRQNIGSSDVNNYLKEITQDSFTAKDFRTWAGTLQAFRTCCSLGQFTSAAEAKKNVVQVIEEVAQKLGNTRAVCKKYYIHPHILESYETGVLCDYFGKVSESGEITEELSEVETLVKDLLVKGMKKK, from the coding sequence ATGGTAAAGCATTCAAAGAAAGCAGAACAGCTGCTGTTAGATCCAACTGTTTCAGCTAAGCGGGCAGGCCTGATATATACTACAGATCAAACTCCGGGTATTACTCGTCGACTGAAAGGTGAGTCGTTTGAATATATATATCCCAACGGGAAACTTTGTAAAGACAAGGCTACACTGAAACGTATCCATAGTCTGGTGATCCCGCCTGCCTGGGAGAAAGTATGGATTTGCCCAGATGCAGATGGACACCTGCAGGCTACAGGCTTTGATCAGAAAGGACGGAAGCAATATCGTTATCATCCGGATTGGAATGCAGTCCGAAGCGAGACAAAGTTTCATCGCCTTCACTTGTTTGCAGAACATCTGCCTGCTATCCGGAAAAAGGTAAATGAAGATCTTGCCTCTCCCGGTATTACCTATCGTAAAGTCCTTGCTCTCATTGTACGGCTTTTGGAATATACCAATATTCGGATCGGAAACGATGAGTATCGGAAACTATATGGTTCTTTTGGACTTACTACCTTACGTGACAGGCATGTCAAGATTGAAGGAACAAAGACTACCTTCTCTTTTAAAGGCAAAAAAGGAGTAGAGCATCAAATTGCTTTGCAAAGCCGACGTCTTACTCAGTTAATAAAGCAGTGTCGTGACATACCTGGATACGAACTGTTTCAGTATTATGACGAAAAAGGACAAAGACAAAACATTGGCTCCAGTGATGTCAATAATTATCTGAAAGAGATTACACAGGATTCCTTCACTGCAAAAGATTTTCGTACCTGGGCAGGAACCTTGCAAGCCTTCAGGACCTGTTGTTCATTAGGTCAGTTTACCTCAGCTGCTGAAGCAAAAAAGAATGTAGTTCAGGTGATTGAGGAAGTAGCTCAAAAGCTGGGTAATACTCGTGCTGTATGTAAAAAGTATTATATACATCCTCATATTCTGGAAAGTTATGAGACAGGTGTACTTTGTGATTACTTTGGAAAAGTCTCAGAATCAGGTGAAATTACTGAAGAACTATCCGAAGTTGAGACACTGGTGAAGGACTTGTTGGTGAAGGGAATGAAAAAGAAATAA
- a CDS encoding DUF1508 domain-containing protein, whose protein sequence is MHFEIIRTNDVYVFQLLEDNNLLMAGNTTYQDPSSCMDAIRNFIQLAATAANYITHTESGNYLFAIQTGDTEIARSIPYDSMENVNVSINRLIEQLSTTSDYEVNVIETRTQSIQRPGLQVDLDAYDFTQLSRSGKAGFEVFQSAKNNLYYFHFNNSQGQPILYSQAYASETTRNNGIWSVIQNADKEKRYERKETDTGAYFILKAINGREIARSNFFTTTTERDEAIQSLQKTVQSFADNYRKPEKTSTRNGNPPVDKYNFTVVSQSGQAGFESFQSADTKQYYFHFNDTDGQAILYSQGYGNIAGRDNGIRSVIKNAYQDARYVRNEEEGKHYFILKAGNNQEIARSPLFDTTAAMEAAILFLKNQSVTYASRYQVDLYTEELHTVETQRLSLHVDHPEPVTNLSEKSKRTIDQYDFTQRSPVGIKGFEPFYSIKNNAYYFHYNNDQGTPILFSESYPTAQTRDNGLESVKRNAPIESRWRVQEEDGQYFYSLRSGNNQEIARSAFYNSRELALANLAVIQTAESGIEVEALPIQDSTYLSYNGITKSEPVLVDPIMPRDIPAPKPKVYPQTEALPLTSVASTSPLTEPAVATMASQEITSTGPSGWVIGGVVAAILICGVIWYTSYQSNTTDTTLFAAQANKAEPVVKDPKQTSATVATTIENFQPIALYFNNDYPNPKTKTSTTELTYGQTYASYYNQKEVFTKEYSKGSSNAEAFKQEVEQFFDSKVKKGYNDLTALSDKLLAKLKEGNKVEITVTGFASPLAEGDYNKMLTGRRVSSIENHFRTYKDGQFKEYMDKGLLLITEQASGEDNASSNISDNRDDVRSSLYSPAASAERRVEITNVTIQKAN, encoded by the coding sequence ATGCACTTTGAAATTATTCGCACCAACGATGTGTATGTGTTTCAGTTACTGGAGGACAACAATCTGCTAATGGCAGGTAACACTACTTACCAAGATCCATCATCCTGTATGGATGCCATTCGTAACTTTATACAGTTAGCCGCTACAGCAGCTAATTATATAACACATACAGAGAGCGGAAACTACCTGTTTGCCATACAGACAGGGGATACTGAGATTGCAAGAAGCATACCCTATGATAGTATGGAGAATGTGAATGTAAGTATCAATAGGCTGATTGAGCAACTCTCAACAACAAGTGACTATGAAGTAAATGTTATAGAAACCCGGACCCAATCAATCCAGAGGCCAGGCCTTCAGGTAGATCTGGATGCCTATGACTTTACACAGTTATCCCGATCAGGAAAAGCAGGTTTTGAGGTTTTCCAAAGTGCAAAGAACAATCTGTACTACTTTCATTTCAATAATTCACAGGGGCAACCTATCCTTTATAGTCAGGCTTATGCCAGCGAAACAACCCGGAATAACGGTATATGGTCTGTGATACAAAATGCAGATAAAGAAAAACGATATGAACGCAAAGAAACCGATACTGGAGCTTATTTTATTTTAAAAGCTATAAATGGCAGAGAAATAGCCAGAAGTAACTTCTTTACTACTACAACTGAAAGAGATGAAGCTATACAGTCGCTGCAAAAAACGGTTCAAAGCTTTGCTGATAATTATAGAAAGCCTGAAAAGACAAGTACCCGCAACGGAAATCCTCCTGTAGACAAATATAACTTTACAGTGGTATCTCAGTCCGGACAGGCGGGATTTGAAAGTTTCCAATCGGCAGACACCAAACAGTATTACTTTCATTTCAATGATACCGATGGACAGGCCATACTTTACAGTCAGGGATATGGAAATATAGCAGGACGCGACAACGGCATCCGTTCCGTTATCAAAAATGCCTACCAGGATGCCCGATATGTAAGAAACGAAGAAGAAGGGAAACATTATTTTATACTGAAAGCAGGCAATAATCAGGAAATTGCCCGGAGTCCATTGTTTGACACAACAGCGGCGATGGAGGCGGCTATCCTCTTTTTAAAAAATCAGTCTGTCACCTACGCTTCCAGATATCAGGTAGACTTATACACAGAAGAACTTCATACAGTAGAGACTCAACGGCTCAGCCTGCATGTTGACCATCCTGAACCTGTGACCAATCTATCAGAGAAGTCCAAACGCACCATTGATCAGTATGACTTTACCCAACGGTCACCTGTGGGCATCAAGGGATTTGAACCTTTCTATAGTATAAAAAATAACGCCTATTATTTTCACTATAATAACGATCAGGGTACCCCCATCCTGTTCAGCGAATCTTACCCAACAGCTCAAACACGTGATAACGGACTCGAATCCGTCAAACGAAATGCACCGATAGAATCACGCTGGAGGGTTCAGGAAGAAGACGGACAATACTTTTATAGCCTCAGGTCGGGTAATAATCAGGAGATAGCACGTAGTGCGTTCTATAACTCTCGTGAACTTGCTTTAGCTAATCTGGCAGTAATCCAGACTGCAGAATCTGGTATAGAGGTAGAGGCTCTCCCAATACAGGATAGCACCTATTTGTCTTACAATGGCATAACCAAATCAGAGCCAGTATTGGTTGACCCCATCATGCCCAGAGATATTCCGGCACCCAAACCTAAAGTATACCCTCAAACGGAAGCGCTTCCTTTGACTTCAGTAGCATCTACATCGCCACTGACAGAGCCCGCAGTAGCCACTATGGCCTCACAGGAAATAACATCTACAGGCCCTTCCGGTTGGGTTATAGGGGGTGTAGTAGCCGCCATACTGATATGTGGTGTTATATGGTATACGAGCTATCAATCCAACACTACAGACACTACTCTTTTTGCAGCACAGGCAAATAAAGCAGAACCTGTAGTAAAAGATCCGAAACAAACCTCGGCAACAGTAGCAACCACTATTGAAAATTTCCAACCTATTGCCTTATATTTCAATAATGATTACCCAAATCCTAAAACAAAGACCAGTACTACGGAACTGACCTATGGCCAAACATATGCCAGCTATTATAATCAGAAAGAAGTATTTACAAAGGAATATAGTAAAGGCAGTTCTAATGCAGAAGCCTTCAAACAGGAGGTAGAACAATTCTTTGACTCAAAAGTAAAAAAAGGCTACAATGACCTTACTGCACTTTCCGACAAATTATTAGCGAAACTTAAAGAAGGAAACAAAGTTGAGATCACAGTCACTGGATTTGCGAGCCCTCTTGCTGAAGGAGACTATAACAAAATGCTGACAGGCCGCCGGGTCAGCAGCATTGAAAATCATTTCCGAACATATAAAGACGGTCAATTTAAAGAGTATATGGATAAGGGGCTGCTTCTGATTACAGAACAAGCCTCAGGTGAGGATAATGCCAGTAGCAACATTAGTGATAACCGGGACGATGTACGAAGTTCGCTATATAGTCCTGCTGCCTCTGCAGAGCGCCGTGTAGAAATTACCAATGTAACTATCCAGAAAGCCAACTAA
- a CDS encoding DUF2911 domain-containing protein — protein sequence MKSFIPVITSLLLSYQFVSAQSPTKEPVLKTPSLPVSSRVDSIITPRPRTSPVALAQYKSTNMYIRVVYGQPLKRGREVFGVLQPFGQVWRTGANEATEITFTKDVKFGGKPLRAGTYTLFTIPDAEKWTIILNGELGQWGAFSYDPSKNTLTVDAKADIIKETYEAFTIKFDETKAGADLSLLWDKTKVTIPITFEK from the coding sequence ATGAAATCGTTTATTCCAGTTATAACCTCTCTCCTTCTAAGCTATCAGTTCGTATCAGCTCAGTCTCCAACAAAAGAACCAGTATTAAAAACACCTTCTTTACCAGTGTCATCTCGTGTGGATTCTATTATTACTCCTCGCCCAAGAACTAGTCCGGTGGCGCTGGCACAATACAAATCCACCAATATGTATATTCGGGTAGTGTATGGTCAGCCCTTAAAAAGAGGAAGAGAAGTATTTGGAGTACTTCAACCTTTTGGACAAGTATGGCGTACAGGCGCCAACGAAGCAACAGAGATTACATTTACAAAAGATGTAAAGTTTGGTGGAAAACCTTTACGGGCAGGAACCTATACCTTGTTTACAATCCCTGATGCCGAAAAATGGACAATTATTCTCAATGGAGAATTGGGTCAATGGGGTGCATTTAGTTATGATCCATCCAAAAATACCCTTACAGTAGATGCAAAAGCTGACATCATCAAAGAAACGTATGAGGCCTTTACCATCAAGTTTGATGAAACCAAGGCAGGAGCAGATCTTTCTTTGCTTTGGGATAAAACCAAAGTAACGATACCTATTACGTTTGAAAAATAG
- a CDS encoding deoxynucleoside kinase, with the protein MHIAIAGNIGAGKTTLAGLLASHYGWEALKEMPDENPYLADFYEDMPRWAFQVQVHFLTSRFDQLIQISQAKHPVIQDRTIYEDAFVFAKNLHDSEIMSTQDYQTYHRLFDIIMRLVRPPDLLIFLDAGLPKLTLQVKKRGRLYEQSVDITYLATLQKHYQNWIRSYQESPMLYIDVNELDFLNRPEDFQMIVEKINHYLSL; encoded by the coding sequence ATGCATATCGCGATTGCTGGAAATATTGGTGCCGGTAAAACAACACTGGCAGGATTATTAGCTTCTCATTATGGTTGGGAAGCGTTGAAAGAGATGCCTGACGAAAATCCGTATCTGGCCGATTTTTATGAGGACATGCCACGATGGGCTTTTCAGGTACAAGTCCATTTTTTAACCAGCCGGTTTGATCAGCTTATTCAGATTAGCCAGGCCAAACATCCTGTTATCCAGGATCGGACTATCTATGAGGATGCATTTGTATTTGCCAAAAATCTCCATGACTCTGAAATAATGAGTACACAGGATTATCAAACGTACCATCGGTTATTTGATATAATCATGCGGTTGGTGCGGCCACCTGATTTACTTATCTTTCTGGATGCTGGTTTACCTAAACTAACCTTGCAGGTAAAGAAACGAGGAAGGCTGTATGAACAAAGTGTAGATATTACCTATCTGGCAACGTTGCAGAAACACTACCAGAACTGGATCAGGTCTTATCAGGAAAGCCCAATGTTGTATATTGATGTAAACGAACTGGACTTCCTGAACAGACCTGAGGATTTTCAGATGATAGTAGAGAAGATTAATCACTACTTATCCCTCTGA
- a CDS encoding SLC13 family permease, whose product MEIALVLSLLVVAIILFATEKLSVDVVTILLLIVLILSGILSPEEAFVGFSSDFIIILASIFVVSGALQETGVLDRIGSSLVKISSKATAGVVATLVMFIAGSVSAFMNNTTVTAIFVGPVIGVAKKLRISPSKLLMPLAFSSILGGTCTLIGTSTNVAVSGYLEKNNLTSIGMFEITPIGIILFLTGIAFMFLVGNKMLPDYKDSTYMEEYSMREYLSEVVVTPGSALAGQRIFNTELSRMDIRILKILRNNQVYFPHPDLVIQENDLLLVEAKLDDLIRIKETNGIEIRGDMLSNASLESPEIQLAEVLVTRTDSDLIGNNIKNANFRQRFGLVVIAIHRYGETLREKIHNIDLKLGDLLLVQGTPERLAYLRENHDLTVMGEFKPLLFKQKRGILVVGLFVLAVLVGSLTNVPLSVCFLTAAVGSVLTKAISSQKAYEIIDWRLLILIGGMSAFGMAMQKTGASEWLANLIVDLFKPLGNVAILAGFVILTVFLTQPMSNAAAALVILPIALQTATSLQVNPRTFAIGVMLAASVSLVTPFEPSCILVYAPGKYKFADFFKIGSLLTFILVLIIVVLVPYLWPF is encoded by the coding sequence ATGGAAATTGCACTAGTACTATCTCTTTTAGTTGTAGCTATTATCCTTTTTGCTACTGAAAAACTTTCCGTTGATGTTGTTACAATTCTATTGCTAATTGTGCTAATTCTTTCCGGGATTCTTTCTCCTGAAGAAGCCTTTGTAGGATTTAGCAGTGACTTCATTATTATTCTGGCCTCTATTTTTGTTGTCAGTGGAGCCTTGCAGGAAACAGGTGTATTGGACAGGATTGGATCTTCGCTGGTGAAGATCTCATCAAAGGCTACTGCGGGTGTGGTGGCTACACTGGTGATGTTTATCGCAGGCAGTGTCTCAGCGTTTATGAACAATACTACAGTCACTGCCATTTTTGTGGGGCCAGTGATTGGAGTTGCCAAGAAACTGCGAATCAGTCCTTCAAAATTATTAATGCCCTTGGCTTTCTCTTCCATTCTGGGTGGCACCTGTACACTGATTGGTACTTCTACCAATGTGGCAGTCAGTGGCTATCTGGAGAAAAACAATCTGACTAGTATTGGAATGTTTGAAATTACCCCCATAGGTATTATACTCTTTCTGACAGGTATAGCATTTATGTTTCTGGTTGGCAATAAGATGTTACCTGATTACAAAGATTCTACCTATATGGAAGAATATTCTATGCGGGAATATTTAAGCGAAGTGGTTGTAACACCAGGATCTGCTTTGGCAGGACAGCGAATATTCAATACGGAGCTGAGCCGAATGGATATACGTATTTTAAAAATACTTAGAAATAATCAGGTATATTTTCCTCATCCGGATCTGGTTATTCAGGAAAATGACTTATTGCTGGTTGAAGCAAAACTAGACGATCTGATTCGTATCAAAGAAACCAATGGTATAGAAATCCGCGGTGATATGTTGAGTAATGCTTCGCTGGAATCACCAGAAATACAATTGGCAGAGGTATTAGTAACCCGTACAGACTCAGATCTGATAGGAAATAACATCAAGAATGCAAACTTTCGCCAGCGGTTCGGTTTGGTGGTCATTGCCATCCACCGATATGGGGAGACACTCAGAGAAAAGATTCACAACATTGATTTAAAACTAGGAGATCTGCTTCTGGTACAGGGAACTCCCGAACGATTGGCCTATCTGCGGGAGAATCATGATCTGACAGTAATGGGAGAGTTTAAACCTTTATTGTTTAAACAAAAACGAGGTATACTGGTTGTAGGACTTTTTGTATTGGCTGTATTAGTAGGTTCCTTAACGAATGTACCTCTTTCCGTTTGTTTTCTAACAGCGGCTGTAGGATCTGTCCTGACAAAGGCTATTTCATCACAGAAAGCCTATGAGATCATTGATTGGCGATTATTAATCCTGATAGGAGGTATGAGTGCTTTTGGTATGGCCATGCAGAAGACCGGAGCTTCGGAGTGGTTGGCTAATCTGATTGTGGATTTGTTTAAGCCGCTTGGTAATGTGGCTATCTTGGCTGGTTTTGTGATTCTTACTGTATTTCTAACACAACCTATGTCCAATGCCGCTGCGGCACTGGTTATTTTACCTATCGCCTTACAGACGGCTACTTCTCTTCAGGTAAACCCCAGAACGTTTGCTATTGGGGTAATGCTGGCTGCCTCCGTTTCTCTGGTTACTCCTTTCGAGCCTTCCTGCATTCTTGTATATGCACCAGGCAAATATAAGTTTGCTGATTTTTTTAAGATAGGCTCATTGCTTACGTTTATTCTGGTGTTAATTATTGTGGTATTAGTGCCTTATCTTTGGCCATTCTAG
- a CDS encoding porin family protein: MKKIHWNKLIILFILSGSCLLTFSTQAQNTKRPSMYSLHLPDYDDKPVHYGFFIAGNVSTLTRRYSSGFVNGNDTIAAINPKWSPSYGLGFIVAYGLDPQFDICLVPAFSYYERRVEYTSTAGNVKELILESGFVELSMLARYKSIRRGNIRMYMVGGIKPAIEVGSNVKSRGSNTLRTQNFDLNIEYGFGADLFYEFFKFTPEIRFSHGITNLLVKDKNIYSRGLSRLGGHSVTLYLYF; the protein is encoded by the coding sequence ATGAAAAAAATACACTGGAATAAACTGATTATCCTTTTTATCTTATCTGGCAGCTGCCTTCTGACTTTTTCGACGCAAGCCCAAAATACGAAACGTCCAAGTATGTATAGCTTGCATCTGCCTGATTATGACGACAAGCCTGTACACTACGGTTTTTTTATCGCGGGTAATGTATCTACACTTACACGTCGGTATTCAAGCGGTTTTGTAAATGGTAATGATACCATTGCTGCTATCAATCCCAAGTGGTCACCTAGTTATGGGTTGGGATTTATTGTAGCCTATGGATTAGATCCGCAGTTTGATATATGTCTGGTGCCTGCCTTTTCCTATTATGAACGGAGAGTAGAATATACTTCTACTGCTGGGAATGTAAAGGAGTTGATTCTGGAATCAGGCTTTGTAGAGTTATCCATGCTGGCACGTTATAAATCTATCCGAAGAGGTAATATCCGGATGTATATGGTAGGTGGTATAAAACCAGCTATTGAGGTAGGTTCTAATGTAAAAAGCAGAGGTTCGAATACACTTCGTACACAAAATTTTGACCTCAATATCGAATATGGATTCGGTGCTGATCTATTTTACGAATTCTTTAAGTTTACTCCTGAGATCCGGTTTTCGCATGGCATAACCAATCTGCTGGTAAAGGATAAAAATATCTACAGCCGTGGACTTAGCCGGCTTGGTGGGCATAGTGTGACACTGTATCTGTATTTCTAA
- the ubiE gene encoding bifunctional demethylmenaquinone methyltransferase/2-methoxy-6-polyprenyl-1,4-benzoquinol methylase UbiE gives MTDEKIIVPYKGQQAGKKEQVASMFNTISPKYDLLNRLLSFGIDIYWRKRAIKLLQSEKPKTILDIATGTADFAIEALKLNPDKIVGVDISEGMLAIGREKLKKKGLDQRIELRLGDSEKLPFSDNSFDAVIVSFGVRNFENLERGLADMFRVIRPGGTCVILEFSKPRSFPFKQFYDFYSYRIMPLIGKTVSKDDSAYRYLPESVRAFPDGKDFTAILDKVGFRKTRSLALTFGICSIYTGKKEK, from the coding sequence ATGACTGACGAAAAAATAATTGTACCCTATAAAGGCCAGCAAGCTGGCAAAAAGGAGCAGGTCGCTTCCATGTTTAATACGATATCTCCTAAGTATGACCTGCTGAATCGCCTGCTTAGCTTTGGTATCGATATCTACTGGCGGAAACGTGCCATTAAACTATTGCAATCAGAAAAGCCAAAAACGATTCTGGATATAGCTACCGGAACAGCTGATTTTGCAATAGAGGCACTGAAACTCAATCCAGATAAAATAGTAGGGGTAGACATTTCAGAGGGAATGCTGGCTATTGGGAGAGAGAAGTTAAAGAAGAAAGGTCTGGACCAGAGAATAGAATTACGACTGGGGGATTCCGAAAAATTACCTTTTTCAGACAATTCTTTTGATGCTGTCATCGTTTCTTTTGGCGTAAGGAACTTTGAAAATCTGGAACGTGGTCTTGCCGATATGTTTCGGGTAATCAGACCAGGCGGTACATGTGTGATTCTGGAATTTTCCAAACCACGTAGTTTTCCTTTTAAACAATTCTATGATTTTTATTCATACCGGATTATGCCTCTGATTGGAAAAACTGTTTCCAAAGATGACAGCGCTTATCGGTATTTACCTGAATCTGTTCGTGCATTTCCTGATGGAAAAGATTTTACAGCTATTCTGGATAAGGTTGGCTTTCGCAAAACCCGGAGCCTCGCATTGACTTTTGGTATTTGTTCTATCTATACTGGAAAGAAAGAAAAATAG
- a CDS encoding MotA/TolQ/ExbB proton channel family protein, with translation MFLTILLQVVTGDTTAVATDSVTATTKELSLLDLLMKGGWIMLPIGILLFAAIYMFIERYLYIKSASKMDPDFLSKIRDRLRDEDIRGAQEVCQYSKTPIARMIGKGLSRIGSPIRDVESAIENTARVEIYQMEKNLGLLAAIAAIAPMFGFLGTVVGMIKAFFDISISDNISIGVISSGIYTKMVTSASGLIVGVLAHMLHTYLNNMIDRNVNKMEVTAIDFMDILYKPVQVKETVRR, from the coding sequence ATGTTTCTAACCATTCTTTTGCAAGTAGTGACCGGCGATACGACAGCAGTGGCCACCGATTCAGTTACAGCTACAACCAAAGAACTTTCTCTCCTGGACTTGTTAATGAAAGGGGGCTGGATCATGCTTCCTATCGGTATTTTATTATTTGCCGCCATCTATATGTTTATAGAGCGCTATCTGTATATCAAGTCTGCCAGTAAAATGGATCCTGATTTTCTAAGTAAAATACGTGATCGACTGCGTGATGAAGATATACGTGGAGCACAGGAAGTATGTCAGTATTCCAAAACTCCTATTGCCCGTATGATTGGTAAAGGATTATCCCGTATCGGTTCTCCAATCCGCGATGTGGAGTCTGCTATCGAAAACACGGCTCGGGTAGAGATCTACCAAATGGAAAAGAACCTGGGATTGTTGGCAGCTATTGCAGCTATTGCTCCTATGTTTGGTTTTCTTGGAACTGTAGTAGGTATGATCAAGGCATTCTTTGATATTTCAATTTCTGATAACATTAGTATTGGGGTTATTTCCAGTGGTATCTATACCAAAATGGTGACCTCAGCATCAGGTCTGATTGTGGGTGTATTGGCTCATATGTTACATACATATCTGAACAATATGATCGACCGGAACGTAAACAAGATGGAGGTAACTGCCATAGACTTTATGGATATTCTGTATAAACCTGTTCAGGTAAAAGAAACTGTAAGAAGATAA
- a CDS encoding biopolymer transporter ExbD, with protein MNLRRHRRKESAVEASALSDILFFLLLFFLIMSTLASANAIKLTLPRAATGQTIPKQKLNLYIREENGILKYYIEKSNRSVAFEDLQTELTAEASKLDNPTIALRADETIVYGEVIKVIDICNKARLPVTAIVDKTK; from the coding sequence ATGAATCTTCGCAGACATCGTAGAAAAGAATCCGCAGTAGAAGCTTCTGCTCTGTCAGATATTTTATTTTTCCTGTTACTGTTCTTTTTGATTATGAGTACATTGGCCAGTGCCAATGCTATCAAGCTTACATTGCCCAGAGCAGCAACGGGGCAAACTATCCCCAAACAAAAGCTCAATCTGTATATTCGGGAAGAAAATGGGATATTGAAATATTATATTGAAAAATCAAATAGATCAGTAGCCTTTGAAGATCTTCAGACAGAACTTACAGCCGAAGCCAGTAAACTGGACAATCCAACCATTGCCCTGCGTGCAGATGAAACTATTGTATATGGGGAAGTTATAAAGGTGATAGATATATGCAATAAAGCTCGTCTTCCTGTCACTGCCATTGTAGACAAAACAAAGTAA